The genome window GTCAAGGATTAGCAAAACTGGTTAATAACCATCCTTGTTTTCAAGGATTAATTCACAACATCAAAACCCTGTAGATATTCCTAAGTTAAGCACctttcaaattaaaattaatattcTGGTGGAGTTCAGAGTAATAAGGACGGGAAGCAGGATGGggcaaaatagaaaaagaacaGGGTGGCATTACCTGACTGAGAAGAACACTATGCTTTTAACTTCTGTTTTATAATAAAACTGTCTTGTGATTATGGGAGCTTTGTTTATTGCAGAGGTTAGTAATCAAATGCTGGAACTCTATGAGCAAAATAGAGTGCCACCTTCTCAAGCTAGTGAAGCAGAAGGTAGTGGCGGAGGTACTCAAAGGCCTCCAGCAAAAGCTCCTGGTGCCAGTGAAGAGACTGTTGTGAACAACAGTCATTCTCAGGGTGGTGGTGCTACTTCAAAAGCAGGATCCTCAAAGTCAGCATCATCCAGGCTCATTGCTGATCAGTTGCATTCTGATAATCATGTTGGGCCTACAAGGTCTGCTCAGAATCGAAACAATGCTAATTCTGAAGCAAATTACCCTTCAGAACGAAAAGGAGATGGTGAGATCATTGACAATCAGCATCATGACAGAGAGTCGTTCCCTTACCCTGGGAATGCAGGAGAGTCGCACAATACAATGAGGTTTGGTTCTGAGGGACACAGTGACGAAGATCAAGATAGGAGCGAAGGAAGAACTGAAACTAGAGATGAAGGTGATTTGAAAGACAAATATCATGGTCGAATATCAGACTACAAGGATGGTGCAGTAGGCCAGTCACCTCAACAAGGCATAAAGTTAGACAAGAACAAGCTGAAAGCTGCACTGGAGAAACGGAGGAAGTCACGGCCAGAAGTATCTCGGAAAACCGATGTTATGGATGACGATGACCTGATAGAAAGAGAACTGGAAGATGGTATTGAATTAGCTGCTGAAAATGAGAAGAGCAAACAAAGTTGGTCCAAATCTTCGAGCAGGCTGGACCATGACAGCTCACATCAGTTTAAGCATCATGATGATGCTGGAGATGGACATTACCCAGTAATGAAAGGCCATGGAGATGATTTTGACAATGTGGAGGAAGGTGAGCTCGAACCATTTGATAATGCTGACCGTGGGTATCAGTCTCCAAAGGCAAGCAATCGGAAGAGGAAGGTTGGTAGTCCTGCTGACAAGCCAACAGAGGGTAAACAGCGGCATGATTACATGGGAACCCATAACCATAGTCACCACGACTTTCCAGAAGATAGAAGCAGGCTGGGGAGGCTCGGTTATTCGGAAAGGGACCACAAAAGGCATGTCCAAGAAAATCACGTTTAAATGCGTCATTGTGTGGATGAAATGCATTCTTGCGGTTATGGTATTTTCTTCTCTTCCTGGTTGAATTCCTTGGAGAATCTTGTGATGACTGGAGAACCTGCCAGCTTTTCTTCAAGATTAATCATGGTACTTGCACTGAGTTTGGGATGGTTTTGGATCAAGTCCTGTATGTCTTCTGTTTTCTCCAGtcattttgaggaaaaa of Coffea arabica cultivar ET-39 chromosome 5c, Coffea Arabica ET-39 HiFi, whole genome shotgun sequence contains these proteins:
- the LOC113690311 gene encoding cyclin-T1-5 isoform X2 → MFLAGKVEETPRPLKDVILVSYEIIHKKDPAAVQKIKQKEVYEQQKELILLGERVVLATLGFDLNVLHPYKPLVEAIKKFKVAQNALAQVAWNFVNDGLRTSLCLQFKPHHIAAGAIFLAAKFLKVKLPSDGEKVWWQEFDVTPRQLEEVSNQMLELYEQNRVPPSQASEAEGSGGGTQRPPAKAPGASEETVVNNSHSQGGGATSKAGSSKSASSRLIADQLHSDNHVGPTRSAQNRNNANSEANYPSERKGDGEIIDNQHHDRESFPYPGNAGESHNTMRFGSEGHSDEDQDRSEGRTETRDEGDLKDKYHGRISDYKDGAVGQSPQQGIKLDKNKLKAALEKRRKSRPEVSRKTDVMDDDDLIERELEDGIELAAENEKSKQSWSKSSSRLDHDSSHQFKHHDDAGDGHYPVMKGHGDDFDNVEEGELEPFDNADRGYQSPKASNRKRKVGSPADKPTEGKQRHDYMGTHNHSHHDFPEDRSRLGRLGYSERDHKRHVQENHV
- the LOC113690311 gene encoding cyclin-T1-3 isoform X1, coding for MAGLLPGDPSHHGVYEAGIYKGSQDKPEEGGGRWYFSRKEIEENSPSRRDGIDLKKETYLRKSYCTFLQDLGMRLKVPQVTIATAIIFCHRFFLRQSHAKNDRRTIATVCMFLAGKVEETPRPLKDVILVSYEIIHKKDPAAVQKIKQKEVYEQQKELILLGERVVLATLGFDLNVLHPYKPLVEAIKKFKVAQNALAQVAWNFVNDGLRTSLCLQFKPHHIAAGAIFLAAKFLKVKLPSDGEKVWWQEFDVTPRQLEEVSNQMLELYEQNRVPPSQASEAEGSGGGTQRPPAKAPGASEETVVNNSHSQGGGATSKAGSSKSASSRLIADQLHSDNHVGPTRSAQNRNNANSEANYPSERKGDGEIIDNQHHDRESFPYPGNAGESHNTMRFGSEGHSDEDQDRSEGRTETRDEGDLKDKYHGRISDYKDGAVGQSPQQGIKLDKNKLKAALEKRRKSRPEVSRKTDVMDDDDLIERELEDGIELAAENEKSKQSWSKSSSRLDHDSSHQFKHHDDAGDGHYPVMKGHGDDFDNVEEGELEPFDNADRGYQSPKASNRKRKVGSPADKPTEGKQRHDYMGTHNHSHHDFPEDRSRLGRLGYSERDHKRHVQENHV